A single Spiroplasma floricola 23-6 DNA region contains:
- a CDS encoding glycoside hydrolase family 1 protein, with amino-acid sequence MLLKKNKFPKDFLWGASISAFQAEGAYNQDGKGLSIQDVKKYGEQIADFKVASDFYHKFKDDIKLLKEMGIKSFRFSIAWSRIIPDGDGEINEKGIKFYEELIDELIKNDIEPIPTLYHFDLPLSLSERGGWSNRELTVNAYLKYVETLFKHFSQKVKYWITFNEQNVIIMIGNKVAMLNGGKSSLTEKELYQQSHHMFIAQAKAVELLRKYNSNAKIGPALNNVCIYPNSNKPEDYLAAQNASVMRNWYYLDAIVRGIYNPIAKKYFIDNDLMPEILNDDFEILKKGKPDFLSINYYTSGTVQENIKNTSEQVKIDQQTMFDINGLFSYAQNDKLEKTEYGWNTDPVGFRITLREVYERYNLPLMISENGIGLTEELENDTVNDMQRIEYYSKHIEQLQLAISEGVEVIAYNPWSAIDVVSSHQGFKKRYGFIFVDRTEKDLKELKRYKKKSFFWYKDLISKNGDIF; translated from the coding sequence ATGTTATTAAAGAAAAATAAATTTCCCAAAGATTTTCTTTGAGGAGCATCAATCTCTGCTTTTCAAGCAGAGGGAGCTTACAATCAAGATGGTAAAGGACTTTCAATTCAAGATGTTAAAAAATATGGAGAGCAAATTGCTGATTTTAAAGTAGCATCTGACTTTTATCATAAATTTAAAGATGATATAAAATTGCTTAAAGAAATGGGAATAAAATCATTTAGATTCTCAATTGCTTGATCAAGAATTATTCCTGATGGAGATGGAGAAATTAATGAAAAAGGAATTAAATTTTATGAAGAGTTAATTGATGAATTAATTAAAAATGATATCGAGCCAATTCCAACTTTATACCACTTTGACTTGCCACTTTCTTTAAGTGAAAGAGGAGGGTGAAGTAACAGAGAATTAACAGTTAATGCTTATTTAAAATATGTTGAAACTTTGTTTAAACACTTTTCTCAAAAAGTAAAATACTGAATAACTTTCAATGAACAAAATGTAATAATAATGATTGGCAATAAAGTTGCTATGTTAAATGGGGGAAAATCATCTTTAACAGAAAAAGAATTATATCAACAATCACATCACATGTTTATAGCTCAAGCAAAAGCAGTTGAATTGCTTAGAAAATATAATAGTAATGCAAAGATTGGACCAGCTTTAAATAATGTATGTATTTATCCCAATTCTAATAAACCAGAAGATTATTTAGCAGCACAAAATGCAAGTGTTATGAGAAATTGATATTACTTAGATGCAATTGTAAGAGGAATTTACAATCCCATTGCTAAGAAATATTTTATTGACAATGATTTAATGCCTGAAATTTTAAATGATGACTTTGAAATATTAAAAAAAGGAAAACCTGATTTTTTATCAATAAACTATTATACTTCTGGAACTGTTCAAGAAAATATTAAAAATACATCTGAACAAGTAAAAATAGATCAACAAACAATGTTTGATATTAATGGTTTATTTAGTTATGCACAAAATGATAAACTTGAAAAAACTGAATATGGTTGAAACACTGATCCAGTTGGTTTTAGAATAACTCTTAGAGAAGTTTATGAAAGATATAATTTACCTTTAATGATTTCAGAAAATGGAATTGGTTTAACAGAAGAATTAGAAAATGATACTGTAAATGATATGCAAAGAATAGAGTATTATTCAAAACATATTGAACAGTTACAATTAGCTATTTCTGAAGGAGTAGAAGTAATTGCTTATAATCCTTGAAGTGCAATTGATGTGGTTTCTTCACATCAAGGTTTTAAAAAACGATATGGTTTTATATTTGTTGACAGAACTGAAAAAGATTTAAAAGAACTTAAAAGATATAAGAAAAAATCGTTTTTTTGATATAAAGATTTAATTTCAAAAAATGGTGATATATTTTAA